A single region of the Candidatus Roizmanbacteria bacterium CG_4_9_14_0_2_um_filter_38_17 genome encodes:
- a CDS encoding F0F1 ATP synthase subunit beta, with protein MAQNIKFTGLIRRVRGQVVEVEYSGSGNLPKLRELLTSPDNPKVHLEIFAYTQDQSLLALSLTQKSWLQRNMPITTTNSTLTVPVGDGVLGRVINLFGEPQDDAGELKSEGRRPIYEPATTKITTPTKVELLETGIKPIDFFTPFIKGGKIGFVGGAGVGKTVLMTELLRNVIKQTKGVAIFCGIGERIREGHELWLMLRQFDALSRTGLIFGQMNENAAVRFRTAWAAAALAEYYRDEQKKDILFFVDNVFRFVQAGSELSPMLDQIPSELGYQATLESEVAAFEERLVNTPTGSITSVQNIYVPADELSDPGVAAIMSHLDSVVILSRDLTQRGYYPPIDLFRSSSGLLSSEILGERHFKAVTSALELIGEYERLQRIVSIVGESELQAEDRLIFQRANKLINYMTQPFYTTEIQTNRSGITVPKEDTISDVEKILGGELDKIDADKLLYIGNLSKIINNNSTGGTGPSGSSDLVELKEPTPPPAPAPAPAPEPKGLKKFLKKVRNK; from the coding sequence ATGGCACAAAACATAAAATTTACAGGATTAATACGTCGAGTTCGAGGCCAAGTGGTGGAGGTAGAGTATTCAGGAAGTGGTAATCTACCCAAATTACGCGAGCTTCTAACCTCACCAGATAATCCCAAGGTGCACCTCGAGATCTTTGCGTACACTCAAGATCAGTCATTATTAGCTCTATCATTGACTCAGAAATCTTGGCTCCAGCGTAACATGCCAATAACCACAACCAATTCTACCCTCACTGTCCCAGTGGGAGACGGGGTTTTGGGCAGAGTTATCAACCTCTTTGGTGAACCACAAGATGACGCGGGCGAGCTTAAATCTGAGGGACGAAGACCAATCTATGAACCGGCTACAACCAAAATTACCACACCAACCAAGGTGGAGCTCTTAGAAACAGGCATTAAACCTATTGATTTTTTCACCCCATTTATTAAAGGAGGAAAGATCGGCTTTGTGGGGGGAGCCGGAGTAGGAAAAACCGTGCTGATGACAGAACTTCTACGCAATGTTATCAAGCAGACCAAGGGGGTAGCCATTTTTTGTGGAATTGGCGAACGTATTCGGGAAGGACACGAGCTCTGGCTTATGTTGAGACAGTTTGATGCACTTTCCCGCACTGGTTTGATCTTTGGCCAGATGAATGAAAATGCCGCGGTTCGTTTCCGCACAGCCTGGGCTGCCGCAGCTCTAGCCGAGTACTACCGCGACGAGCAGAAAAAGGACATATTATTCTTTGTAGACAATGTATTTCGTTTTGTACAGGCGGGGAGCGAGTTGTCTCCGATGTTAGATCAGATTCCATCAGAGCTTGGCTATCAGGCGACCTTAGAATCCGAGGTAGCCGCTTTTGAAGAGCGCCTCGTAAATACACCTACGGGTAGTATTACTTCAGTACAGAATATCTACGTGCCGGCCGACGAGCTGTCTGATCCTGGAGTTGCAGCCATCATGAGTCACCTGGATTCCGTAGTTATTCTCTCTCGAGACCTTACTCAGCGTGGGTACTATCCTCCAATTGACCTGTTTCGCTCATCATCAGGCCTCTTGAGCAGTGAAATACTAGGGGAGCGTCACTTTAAAGCAGTTACCTCAGCCCTCGAGCTCATCGGCGAATACGAACGCCTACAGCGCATTGTCTCAATTGTTGGTGAATCCGAACTCCAAGCAGAGGACCGCCTGATCTTTCAGCGCGCAAACAAGCTTATAAACTACATGACTCAGCCTTTTTATACTACCGAAATTCAGACCAACCGTTCAGGCATCACTGTGCCTAAAGAAGACACAATATCTGATGTTGAAAAAATTCTCGGAGGGGAGCTAGATAAAATAGACGCAGACAAGCTCCTTTACATCGGCAATCTTAGCAAGATCATCAATAATAACTCCACAGGCGGAACGGGCCCTTCAGGGTCGTCTGATCTTGTGGAGTTAAAAGAGCCCACTCCACCACCCGCGCCCGCGCCTGCTCCCGCGCCAGAGCCCAAGGGACTAAAGAAATTCCTGAAAAAAGTTAGGAATAAGTAA